GTCGTCATCAAAGGATATGCCTCTCCCGAAGGTAACCTCGCTTTCAATGAGAAACTGGCAAAAGCACGTGCTCAAGCTGTGAAGTCTATACTTGTAAAAAAATACAAGATTAACGACACCCGCATTACCGCCGAAGGACAAGGAATCGGTGATATGTTCTCCGAACCGGACTGGAACCGTGTCAGCATCTGTACTATCGAAGAGAGCAGATAACCTATTACCGTAAACGGAAAGCAAATTCCAATAAAACTGCTTTCCTATATCTCACCGCCCCCTCACTTCCTTCTTGTTTCTCAGCAAGAAGAAAGTAAGGGGGAATTAACAAAATATATTATGGACTTACATTCAGGTTTACCCTATTGGATCGTCAGAAATTCCCTATTGGACTATTTCCACCCTTTGGAGGATGATCTGTCAACAGATATCGTCATCGTAGGTTCGGGTATAACAGGCGCTTTGATGGCACACGAATTGTGTCGTGCCGGAATAGAATGTTGCGTGATTGACAAACGCAGCATCGCAACCGGAAGCTCTGCTGCAAGTACCGCTTTACTACAATATGAAATAGACGTACCCCTCTGCCGGATGGCAAAAATCATCAGCGAAGAAAATGCAGCAACCGCCTATCATGCATGCCTGCAATCCATTTCTGATATAAAGAAAGTACTAAAGGAAACAGGTGTCGATGCCGGATTTGAGCAATTGTCCAGCATCTTTTATGCCAGCAGCTCGGCAGACAACAAACTTCTGGAACAAGAATACGAAATACGGCAAAAGCATGAATTGCCGGTCAATCTGCTCAAGAAACAAGAAATCAGAAAACGATATAAGGTGAAAGTGCCCGGCAATGCCCTGGTGAATGAAACATCCGCACAGATGGATGCCTACAGAGCTGCAACCGGACTGCTCACCTATCATATGAAGGAGAACGGTCTGAAGGTCTTTACCCATACCAACATAAAGAAGTGCACTGAAACATCTGATGGCTGTATCATGATAACAGACAAAGGAAATAAAATTAAGTGCGGATATGTAATCGTAGCCACCGGATTTGAGGCCGGACAATTCCTTCCCCAGAAAATTATGGATTTGACTTCTACTTATGCACTCATATCACATCCGGTAGCCCCCGAATATCTCTGGCCGGAACATTGCCTGATCTGGGAAACAGCCGATCCATATCTTTATATCCGTACCACCGACGGAAACCGTATTATTGTAGGTGGTGAGGATGAAAAGTTCAGCGATCCAGAGCACCGTGACTCACTACTCAGAAAGAAAATCCGTATTTTGGAGAGAAAAGTCAGAAAACTATTCCCCGATATCCCTTTCAAAACAGAAATGGCATGGTGCGGTACCTTCAGTAGCACCAAAGACGGACTACCTTTCATCGGCAATTGGCCCGGCAAGGAACGAATATTTTTCGATCTGGGATATGGCGGAAACGGAATCACTTTCAGCATGATCGGAGCGCAAATAATTTGTCATAAGCTGCAAGATATCAAAGATGAACGTAGTCACGTTTTCGGCTATGATAGAATCGAAAAATATTGGTAAGACAGACAAGAAAACACCTCTCTCCTAGTGCATCTTTTAGGTGCGGATTTCACGGTTTTAATTTACCCCGCGTAATCCGTGCCTAAAATATTATCATAATGACAAGTCTCATATACTTTTGACATTACCTTTGTATACTCCTATACAAACATCCCAAAACAAAAAATAAATCGGTCACTTCTATCAACCAACACATTTTTATTTTGGGATATTCCTATCTATTCAGCATAAACAGCTATGTGACCATCAATACCTTTCAAGACCGGTGCCCAGCCACTGTGCCATACGAGGCTTACCATAAAAGTAATAGAACAACAATCCTACCCAACTGGTCAAAACTACCAGGATAATGGCTATTAACCTTCTTTCCGCCGGCGCATGAATACGCCATATCTCTAGAGCAGCTTTGATAGTTAAGACCAATCCTATAATCCATATTACAAATCCAATCATAATTCTTCTTTATATAAGATATTACTACTAACAGAATGATATATAAAAAAATCAATTAAGTTTTCACTTGCTTCTTTTTTTTACATCTTCATACCCTTCCTTTATTTCTGTCTTGGCCTTTTCAGCTCCTTGTTTGACATCTTTCTTCGCACCTTTCAATGCGTCCTTTACAGCATCAGCGCCATCTTGAACTTTATCGACTGCCTTATCCACTACAACTTTTCCGGTATCCGCCACTTTTTCCTTAGCTTCATCTAACAGGTCTTCCGTCTGACCGGTTATCTTATGAAAAGCGTTAAATACTTTTTCCTTCAATTTCTTGGCTTTTGAAGTACGTGAGAAACGATAAGCCAGAGTACCGATGACCGTACCTATTCCCAGGCCGATCCATAAACTAGAATTTCTATTTTCCATAATTAAGTTGGTTTTAAACGATTAAAATAATTAAAGTTCAATTTTCTTTCTGTTATAAGTCCCGATAATAATGTACCATAAAAAATACATAAACTATTTTTTAAAGTAACACACTCAGTTCTGAAATTTACATGTAAATATATAGATAGATATATCATCCGCTTATTTCCAATATAAAGGCATATCCTGCGATCCTTTATTTTATTATCACTTTACCTACCTGCGGGAACTTGAAAAGAAATAAACGATTGCCCCGATGACAGAACTGGCTATTAGCCTGATCCGCAAATCAAAACTTAGACTTTTCATGGCTGTAGATTTTAATAATGAAACAATCCTGATATTTTATCCTTTCGTAACAATGCAGGTTCAGTCAGTTACGACAATGTAATATACCACTTGCTCCTTTCTCTACAAACTGGCAATTCAAATGTAACCAACTTTAATCCCTGCCATATACTAAAAACACAGCATTAAAAAAAATGGTTCGGGGCATAAAAACGGAATTAACATCATTTTTTGCTTTATAAAAAAATTGAGAAAAGCGCTCGTATCTTAACATCAAAAATCTTTGTATATGTAACAATATATAGCAAACAAATGTAAGCAAACGTTTGTTATTTCCATTAAAAGGAGATCATTCTTCTTTTAAATAAATATTTTATTAACTAAATGCCTTAATTATGAAAAAATTATTCTTGCTGGCCATGATTGCATTGGCATCTGTGGGCATAAATGCCCAAACAGTTAAAGGTGAAGGCTCTTTGATGGGCAACATCGGTTATCAAACGAACTATGAGAGGTTCGGTTTGGGAGTACAAGGACGTTACGCGATAGCGAATAATCTCCGGATTGCTCCGGATGTAACTTTCTATTTTCCTAAAGACAAGATTACCGGATTGGATGTGAGCGTGAATTTCCATTATGTATTCAATTTCAAGAAAGACGGTCAGGGATTTTCCGTATACCCTCTTGCAGGCATCGGCATGCAAAATAATTTCTATGGGAAAAAGAGTATGGAAGTAGACGGTAAAGAAATAGAAATAGACCGAAGCAACTCCACCAAATTCGCCTTTAATCTGGGAGGGGGTATTACACTACCTATCTCCGAACGTAGTTATCTGAATGCCGAGGCTAGGTTTATGTTTGCCAAGGATGACAATGTAGCTATCATGCTGGGATATGGGTACAGATTCTAATGAACTACCCCAAAAAGTTTGACAGTAAATTGTTTACTCATTTGAGAAAGAGTCCGATATTGCATTGGGCTCTTTCTCTTTTACCCCAAAAAGAAATTCTTAACCACGATATTATTTAGATGATTACTTTTACGGGGGTATACTTTGTATGACATGATATTCTTTAAGTCGTTTATGATATCCCCCAGTACTAATATTACTATTATTGACCGGAATGCAAAACAAGGGCCTCCAGTTGTCAAGCCTCACGTACTTCAACCATTTTCGTTGCTACCGCATATTCATCCGGGAAAATTTTGCTTCCCATTTCATTAGCCCATGCTTTAGTGAACTCTGCACCTGCGTAGACAATAATGGCAGAATAATAAATCCATGTAATAAAAACAACCATGAATGCCGCTGCACCATAGATAGTTCCTACATTCGCAATTCCGATGTAAAAGGATATTCCCCATTGCCCTACCAACAATAATAGCGTTGTCACTACAGCTCCAATAAAAACATCCTTACTTTTTATTTTTGCATCAGGCAGAACCTTAAAAATCAATACAAAAATAATAACTGTAACACCTATGTTTAATACTTGTCCCACAACTTTCACAATAAACCCTGCCACTTCCGGATAGCTGGCCATAAACTTATTGCTCAAGTCTCCAATAATATTGGTTATACTAAATGTTATCAGAAGCACGAAAGCAAATACTAAAATTATCGAGAATGAAAGTAACCGATTCTGAATATATTTCAGCCAACTCTTCTTTGGCACGGCCTTTATTCCCCAAATCGAATTTAAGGAACTTTGTATTTCTGCAAAAATGGTAGTAGCACCAAATATAGAAATTCCCAGGCTAACAATAGCTGCAGATGCGGAAGAGTCCGTTCTTTCTGCATGTTCTATAATTAAGCGAAGTGCCCCAATTACCTCCGCTCCCACTATCGGTTCCAACTGAATATACAACTGATTAGCCAAATCCATATGCAAAGCTACCCCAATAGTAACTAAAAGAGAAAGAAA
The nucleotide sequence above comes from Bacteroides intestinalis DSM 17393. Encoded proteins:
- a CDS encoding outer membrane protein, translated to MKKLFLLAMIALASVGINAQTVKGEGSLMGNIGYQTNYERFGLGVQGRYAIANNLRIAPDVTFYFPKDKITGLDVSVNFHYVFNFKKDGQGFSVYPLAGIGMQNNFYGKKSMEVDGKEIEIDRSNSTKFAFNLGGGITLPISERSYLNAEARFMFAKDDNVAIMLGYGYRF
- a CDS encoding YihY/virulence factor BrkB family protein, with the translated sequence MTEQFIGKKKLSLSLLIKIVKDTGQGFIDDSVTRLSGSLAYATLFSIIPFLSLLVTIGVALHMDLANQLYIQLEPIVGAEVIGALRLIIEHAERTDSSASAAIVSLGISIFGATTIFAEIQSSLNSIWGIKAVPKKSWLKYIQNRLLSFSIILVFAFVLLITFSITNIIGDLSNKFMASYPEVAGFIVKVVGQVLNIGVTVIIFVLIFKVLPDAKIKSKDVFIGAVVTTLLLLVGQWGISFYIGIANVGTIYGAAAFMVVFITWIYYSAIIVYAGAEFTKAWANEMGSKIFPDEYAVATKMVEVREA
- a CDS encoding NAD(P)/FAD-dependent oxidoreductase produces the protein MDLHSGLPYWIVRNSLLDYFHPLEDDLSTDIVIVGSGITGALMAHELCRAGIECCVIDKRSIATGSSAASTALLQYEIDVPLCRMAKIISEENAATAYHACLQSISDIKKVLKETGVDAGFEQLSSIFYASSSADNKLLEQEYEIRQKHELPVNLLKKQEIRKRYKVKVPGNALVNETSAQMDAYRAATGLLTYHMKENGLKVFTHTNIKKCTETSDGCIMITDKGNKIKCGYVIVATGFEAGQFLPQKIMDLTSTYALISHPVAPEYLWPEHCLIWETADPYLYIRTTDGNRIIVGGEDEKFSDPEHRDSLLRKKIRILERKVRKLFPDIPFKTEMAWCGTFSSTKDGLPFIGNWPGKERIFFDLGYGGNGITFSMIGAQIICHKLQDIKDERSHVFGYDRIEKYW
- a CDS encoding YtxH domain-containing protein, which produces MENRNSSLWIGLGIGTVIGTLAYRFSRTSKAKKLKEKVFNAFHKITGQTEDLLDEAKEKVADTGKVVVDKAVDKVQDGADAVKDALKGAKKDVKQGAEKAKTEIKEGYEDVKKRSK